The Halarchaeum grantii genome contains a region encoding:
- a CDS encoding DUF7089 family protein, whose translation MFDERDLHPDVVAVRDEHAPGALVYDTERDFEVLPTSALTDLMMVVDGVEPRGYSADWLPAEHPEILDRLVGDDVVVGAPGDGSVAWTTQTTPPVVLVKPRIEGSPDDFVSFLVAEALVQAGLGVPEHFLGFFGESYPAFAAATPTDPTATYQLALAVFDAYVGLHTREVFASWADAEGRAMLADAWADAGERLQPRLDGLGRAVARGETSFPDAAELAAGGVKHGLDVPAPFDALDALAYREHGASYAVTWAEKVFS comes from the coding sequence ATGTTCGACGAACGGGACCTCCATCCGGACGTCGTCGCCGTCCGCGACGAGCACGCGCCGGGCGCGCTCGTCTACGACACGGAACGCGACTTCGAGGTGCTCCCCACCTCGGCGCTCACCGACCTCATGATGGTGGTCGACGGCGTCGAGCCGCGCGGCTACTCGGCGGACTGGCTCCCCGCCGAGCACCCCGAAATACTGGACCGACTCGTCGGCGACGACGTCGTCGTCGGCGCGCCCGGCGACGGGAGCGTCGCGTGGACGACGCAGACGACGCCGCCCGTGGTGCTCGTGAAGCCACGCATCGAGGGCTCTCCGGATGACTTCGTCTCCTTCCTCGTCGCGGAGGCGCTCGTGCAGGCCGGTCTCGGCGTCCCGGAGCACTTCCTCGGGTTCTTCGGCGAGTCGTATCCGGCGTTCGCGGCGGCGACGCCGACGGACCCGACGGCCACGTATCAACTCGCCCTCGCGGTCTTCGACGCCTACGTCGGCCTGCACACGCGCGAGGTCTTCGCGTCCTGGGCGGACGCCGAGGGGCGCGCGATGCTCGCCGACGCGTGGGCGGACGCGGGCGAGCGCCTCCAGCCCCGCCTCGACGGCCTCGGGCGCGCCGTGGCGCGCGGTGAGACGTCGTTCCCGGACGCGGCCGAACTCGCCGCGGGCGGCGTCAAGCACGGCCTCGACGTCCCGGCGCCGTTCGATGCGCTCGACGCGCTCGCGTACCGCGAACACGGCGCGTCCTACGCGGTGACGTGGGCGGAGAAGGTCTTCTCCTAA
- a CDS encoding bile acid:sodium symporter family protein, whose translation MSALDTLETVASYANKLFVLWVLAAAALALYVPGVFTPILPYITPLLGLIMLGMGLTLLPEDFRRIVERPRDVAIGALTQWLVMPVAAYALTLVLGLPTQLALGVVLVGAAPGGTASNVMTYLGKGDVALSVSITTVTTLTAPLLMPAWVVTLAGATIDVTFASLFTDIVRVVFVPVLAGFALRYLLDRYAPRLAEVGLTVFPTVSVAAIVAIVAAVVAANKGAILGAAAGAIAAVVLHNGIGLTAGNLAGRATGMSEDRVRATTFEVGLQNSGLAVALATAHFSPLAALAPALFSVWHNVTGPALASYFAAQGDATSGGEPAAPERAD comes from the coding sequence ATGAGCGCGCTCGATACCCTCGAAACGGTCGCGTCGTACGCGAACAAGCTCTTCGTCCTCTGGGTCCTCGCGGCGGCGGCGCTCGCGCTCTACGTGCCGGGCGTCTTCACGCCGATTCTCCCCTATATCACGCCGCTGCTCGGTCTGATCATGCTCGGCATGGGGCTGACGCTCCTGCCGGAGGACTTCCGTCGCATCGTCGAGCGCCCGCGCGACGTCGCCATCGGCGCGCTGACGCAGTGGCTCGTGATGCCGGTGGCGGCGTACGCGCTCACGCTCGTCCTCGGGCTCCCGACCCAACTCGCGCTCGGCGTGGTGCTCGTCGGTGCGGCGCCCGGCGGGACGGCGTCGAACGTGATGACGTATCTCGGGAAGGGCGACGTCGCGCTCTCCGTCTCGATCACGACGGTGACGACGCTGACGGCGCCGCTCCTGATGCCGGCGTGGGTGGTGACGCTCGCGGGCGCGACCATCGACGTGACGTTCGCGTCGCTGTTCACGGACATCGTGCGCGTCGTCTTCGTCCCGGTGCTCGCCGGGTTCGCGCTTCGCTACCTGCTCGACCGGTACGCGCCGCGCCTCGCTGAGGTCGGCCTGACCGTCTTCCCGACGGTCTCGGTGGCGGCGATCGTCGCAATCGTCGCGGCCGTCGTCGCCGCGAACAAGGGCGCCATCCTCGGTGCCGCCGCCGGCGCCATCGCGGCGGTCGTCCTCCACAACGGCATCGGCTTGACCGCGGGGAACCTCGCCGGGCGCGCGACGGGGATGAGCGAGGACCGCGTGCGCGCGACCACGTTCGAGGTCGGCCTGCAGAACTCGGGACTGGCGGTGGCGCTCGCGACGGCGCACTTCAGCCCGCTCGCGGCGCTCGCGCCCGCGCTCTTCAGCGTCTGGCACAACGTCACGGGGCCGGCGCTCGCCTCCTACTTCGCCGCGCAGGGCGACGCGACGTCCGGCGGCGAGCCCGCCGCGCCGGAGCGCGCTGACTGA